One genomic window of Entelurus aequoreus isolate RoL-2023_Sb linkage group LG07, RoL_Eaeq_v1.1, whole genome shotgun sequence includes the following:
- the LOC133653771 gene encoding syntaphilin has protein sequence MSVSLTPSRKPSSGQRRRSAGTSGSSARCSHSDTSSSYQLKVKATEGSLTPRTYPSTPRRHAKHLVCSDNHGIRPPTPEQYLTPLQQKEVCIRHLRARLRENVERLQHRDCEIDDLRTQLYKMQEDWIEEECHRVEAQLALKEARKEIQHLQGVVESVRTNLSVREDPPNLKPYLRSQDARPGGRSRSCGCSPASTLTRSAPRTRLSSEALHLERSPKTPESSRASRVAGQAHLLLEAALLSEQTPPQGDRGMVPPSSTYERVCGGGAVLPMSHSCHSLSGSCRCSGHAYFPHHHLYLHLPQEEPPQTVPVAPAADPVPTPTAPMQRKPELRSRACSPTMTWLCEESVKEELSVISTTVDLTPSEPLLFPTSLSPHSHSEEPNKFVCIKTPEEPHVCQPHPAAPLPLPVRQEATLLDIEEDVKEENEEGNYLHQRCHWSPYFLVDLLALAVPVVPTMAWLCRGAQQDIMPVYHIGSLLRGCCAVALHSLRRQGAARRRASLNGTIT, from the exons ATGTCAGTGTCTCTCACCCCGAGTAGGAAGCCTTCATCTGGTCAGCGCAG GCGCTCAGCAGGAACAAGTGGCAGCAGTGCACGATGTAGCCACAGTGACACATCCAGCAGCTACCAGCTCAAAGTCAAGGCGACCGAGGGCAGCCTCACACCTCGGACGTATCCCAGTACACCGAG GCGTCATGCAAAGCACTTAGTGTGTAGTGACAACCATGGGATCAGGCCTCCAACCCCGGAGCAGTACCTCACACCCCTGCAGCAGAAGGAGGTGTGTATTCGACATCTGCGAGCCCGGCTGAGGGAGAACGTGGAGAGATTACAACACAG AGACTGTGAAATAGACGACTTGAGGACTCAGCTGTACAAAATGCAAGAAGACTGGATAGAAGAGGAATGCCACCGTGTGGAAGCCCAGTTAGCACTAAAGGAGGCCCGCAAGGAAATCCAGCACCTTCAAGGAGTGGTAGAGTCAGTCAGGACCAACCTGAGTGTTCGAGAAGACCCCCCCAACCTAAAGCCATACTTACGGTCACAGGACGCCAGGCCAGGGGGTAGGTCTCGCTCCTGTGGATGTTCTCCTGCCAGCACGTTGACCCGCAGCGCCCCCCGTACTCGCTTGAGCAGCGAGGCCCTGCATCTGGAGCGTAGTCCAAAGACGCCCGAGTCAAGCAGAGCATCACGAGTGGCAGGGCAGGCCCACCTCCTCCTGGAAGCAGCACTTCTGTCCGAGCAGACGCCCCCACAGGGCGACAGAGGGATGGTACCTCCTTCTTCCACCTATGAAAGAGTGTGCGGAGGGGGCGCTGTGCTGCCAATGTCCCACTCCTGCCATTCTCTTAGTGGCAGCTGCAGGTGCAGTGGTCATGCCTATTTCCCACATCATCACTTATACCTGCACTTACCTCAGGAGGAGCCCCCACAAACAGTTCCTGTGGCTCCTGCTGCTGACCCAGTCCCAACACCTACTGCTCCAATGCAGAGGAAACCAGAGTTGCGCTCAAGGGCCTGCAGCCCAACTATGACTTGGTTGTGTGAGGAAAGTGTCAAGGAGGAGCTGAGTGTCATTTCTACAACAGTGGACTTGACTCCTTCAGAGCCACTTCTCTTTCCAACATCTTTGTCTCCTCATTCACACAGCGAGGAGCCAAACAAGTTTGTGTGCATAAAGACGCCCGAAGAGCCCCACGTGTGTCAGCCTCACCCTGCAGCCCCACTCCCACTCCCCGTGAGGCAGGAAGCCACCCTGCTGGACATAGAGGAGGACGTCAAGGAAGAGAATGAAGAGGGAAATTATTTGCACCAGAGGTGTCACTGGAGCCCGTACTTCCTTGTGGACCTGCTGGCTTTGGCAGTGCCGGTGGTTCCAACTATGGCGTGGCTGTGTCGCGGGGCGCAGCAGGACATCATGCCTGTGTATCATATTGGATCTCTGCTGAGAGGCTGCTGCGCTGTGGCCCTCCACTCGCTCCGCAGGCAGGGTGCAGCACGCAGACGGGCCAGCCTGAATGGAACAATAACCTGA
- the rad21l1 gene encoding double-strand-break repair protein rad21-like protein 1 isoform X2 has protein sequence MFNFYTHALTPMQGSLTKIWLAAHWKQKITKDHVFECNLEKTIGDIISPQMQIGLRTSGYLLLGVVRIFSRKTKYLLADCTLALVKIKVSFRPDETQLPVEELQATVQKITLTEDFTSFNDQLLHPNDVHLDLNYFSLHQSRPEEITLKEDFGNSFLSLADIGDESKCVQYSQIDISFQSLAQNNDSFGDEGTGRDLLDFLTCDSDYGLFTVVSPQELFLNNNSDNTLLNNQHGASRLDPAEEESLNQLSNEQLTFALTPVFATSSPKKKRRRKSRLIVDQITILTNIVMQEQLSDSSDLISPIDMAPPTRNIMLWKESGAADKLLAQPCTNIIAPQIKENFKNIVYLSLHDNASHEVMRQDDVHRNTLNTERLVDLSRDHKKLTDTLYSSDNQADVELTQDEHISDLHYPEILSEDSLFVHPSHVEQYSQARSTNSQTQSLLGSQDFEAQRLNRQAQMLLKSLQQRQP, from the exons ATGTTCAACTTTTACACGCATGCCCTAACGCCCATGCAGGGTTCTCTTACCAAAATCTGGTTAGCAGCACACTGGAAGCAGAAGATCACCAAGGACCATGTTTTTGAATGCAATTTAGAAAAAACAATTGGAGATATCATTTCTCCACAG ATGCAAATTGGTTTGCGGACCTCTGGATATTTGCTTCTTGGTGTGGTTCGGATCTTCTCCAGAAAAACTAAGTATCTTCTAGCAGACTGCACCCTTGCCCTGGTTAAAATTAAAGTGTCATTTCGACCAG ATGAAACACAATTACCTGTTGAAGAGCTTCAGGCAACAGTCCAAAAAATCACCTTGACAGAAGATTTTACTTCCTTCAATGATCAGCTTCTTCACCCAAA TGATGTTCATTTGGATTTGAATTACTTCTCACTTCACCAAAGTCGACCAGAGGAAATTACTCTGAAAGAGGATTTTGGAAATTCCTTTCTGAGCTTGGCAGACATTG GAGATGAGTCCAAGTGTGTCCAGTATAGTCAAATTGATATCAGCTTCCAGAGTCTGGCTCAAAATAACGACTCGTTTGGGGATGAGGGTACTGGAAGGGATTTACTCG ACTTTCTGACATGTGACAGTGATTATGGTCTGTTCACTGTCGTCAGCCCACAAgagctttttttaaacaacaattcAGACAACACTTTGCTCAACAACCAGCATG GTGCATCCAGACTAGATCCTGCAGAAGAAGAGTCCCTGAACCAGCTGAGCAATGAGCAACTGACCTTTGCCCTTACGCCTGTGTTTGCCACTT CAAGCCCAAAGAAGAAGAGAAGGAGAAAGAGCAGGCTAATTGTGGACCAGATTACTATTCTGACCAATATAGTGATGCAGGAACAGCTCAGTGACTCCTCAGATCTGATTTCCCCCATTGACATGGCTCCTCCCACCAGAAATATCATGCTGTGGAAAGAAAGCGGCGCTGCAGACAAACTGCTGGCTCAGCCGTGCACCAATATTATAGCGCCACAGATTAAAGAG aattttaaaaacattgtttACCTGTCTTTGCATGACAATGCATCACATGAGGTCATGCGGCAGGATGACG TTCACAGAAACACATTGAACACTGAAAGGCTTGTGGATTTATCCAGGGATCACAAAAAGCTCACAGACACCCTTTACTCGAGCGACAACCAAGCTGATGTAGAGCTCACACAA GATGAACACATATCGGACCTCCATTATCCAGAAATTCTGTCAGAAGACTCCCTGTTTGTCCATCCATCTCATGTGGAGCAGTACAGTCAGGCGCGATCCACAAACTCACAGACACAG TCTTTGCTGGGCAGCCAAGACTTTGAGGCACAGAGGCTCAACAGACAAGCACAGATGCTTCTAAAATCATTACAG CAGAGACAGCCGTGA
- the rad21l1 gene encoding double-strand-break repair protein rad21-like protein 1 isoform X1 yields MFNFYTHALTPMQGSLTKIWLAAHWKQKITKDHVFECNLEKTIGDIISPQMQIGLRTSGYLLLGVVRIFSRKTKYLLADCTLALVKIKVSFRPDETQLPVEELQATVQKITLTEDFTSFNDQLLHPNDVHLDLNYFSLHQSRPEEITLKEDFGNSFLSLADIGDESKCVQYSQIDISFQSLAQNNDSFGDEGTGRDLLDFLTCDSDYGLFTVVSPQELFLNNNSDNTLLNNQHGASRLDPAEEESLNQLSNEQLTFALTPVFATSSPKKKRRRKSRLIVDQITILTNIVMQEQLSDSSDLISPIDMAPPTRNIMLWKESGAADKLLAQPCTNIIAPQIKENFKNIVYLSLHDNASHEVMRQDDVHRNTLNTERLVDLSRDHKKLTDTLYSSDNQADVELTQDEHISDLHYPEILSEDSLFVHPSHVEQYSQARSTNSQTQSLLGSQDFEAQRLNRQAQMLLKSLQRTSETQFSLKALCAGSTRSQATATFYSLLVLQKQQSVNLQQSAPYEDILVTLGSAFFLR; encoded by the exons ATGTTCAACTTTTACACGCATGCCCTAACGCCCATGCAGGGTTCTCTTACCAAAATCTGGTTAGCAGCACACTGGAAGCAGAAGATCACCAAGGACCATGTTTTTGAATGCAATTTAGAAAAAACAATTGGAGATATCATTTCTCCACAG ATGCAAATTGGTTTGCGGACCTCTGGATATTTGCTTCTTGGTGTGGTTCGGATCTTCTCCAGAAAAACTAAGTATCTTCTAGCAGACTGCACCCTTGCCCTGGTTAAAATTAAAGTGTCATTTCGACCAG ATGAAACACAATTACCTGTTGAAGAGCTTCAGGCAACAGTCCAAAAAATCACCTTGACAGAAGATTTTACTTCCTTCAATGATCAGCTTCTTCACCCAAA TGATGTTCATTTGGATTTGAATTACTTCTCACTTCACCAAAGTCGACCAGAGGAAATTACTCTGAAAGAGGATTTTGGAAATTCCTTTCTGAGCTTGGCAGACATTG GAGATGAGTCCAAGTGTGTCCAGTATAGTCAAATTGATATCAGCTTCCAGAGTCTGGCTCAAAATAACGACTCGTTTGGGGATGAGGGTACTGGAAGGGATTTACTCG ACTTTCTGACATGTGACAGTGATTATGGTCTGTTCACTGTCGTCAGCCCACAAgagctttttttaaacaacaattcAGACAACACTTTGCTCAACAACCAGCATG GTGCATCCAGACTAGATCCTGCAGAAGAAGAGTCCCTGAACCAGCTGAGCAATGAGCAACTGACCTTTGCCCTTACGCCTGTGTTTGCCACTT CAAGCCCAAAGAAGAAGAGAAGGAGAAAGAGCAGGCTAATTGTGGACCAGATTACTATTCTGACCAATATAGTGATGCAGGAACAGCTCAGTGACTCCTCAGATCTGATTTCCCCCATTGACATGGCTCCTCCCACCAGAAATATCATGCTGTGGAAAGAAAGCGGCGCTGCAGACAAACTGCTGGCTCAGCCGTGCACCAATATTATAGCGCCACAGATTAAAGAG aattttaaaaacattgtttACCTGTCTTTGCATGACAATGCATCACATGAGGTCATGCGGCAGGATGACG TTCACAGAAACACATTGAACACTGAAAGGCTTGTGGATTTATCCAGGGATCACAAAAAGCTCACAGACACCCTTTACTCGAGCGACAACCAAGCTGATGTAGAGCTCACACAA GATGAACACATATCGGACCTCCATTATCCAGAAATTCTGTCAGAAGACTCCCTGTTTGTCCATCCATCTCATGTGGAGCAGTACAGTCAGGCGCGATCCACAAACTCACAGACACAG TCTTTGCTGGGCAGCCAAGACTTTGAGGCACAGAGGCTCAACAGACAAGCACAGATGCTTCTAAAATCATTACAG CGCACCAGTGAAACTCAGTTCAGCCTGAAGGCCCTCTGTGCAGGAAGCACCCGCTCCCAGGCAACCGCTACCTTCTACTCTCTGCTGGTCCTGCAGAAACAACAGTCTGTGAACCTGCAGCAGAGCGCACCTTACGAGGACATTCTTGTTACGCTGGGATCTGCATTTTTTCTTAGGTGA